The nucleotide window TTGTCTTACATCAGTTGGCAAATTGTTCCACAGAACAGCCTCGCTGTAGCAGAAGCTATTTCTTTAGAATTGGTTCGTGGCAAGGGAACAGCAAGCTTGTTTTCAGAATCTCTGAGGTTATAAGAATTAAATTAATCGCTGCGTAGTATGAATTTTGAACACATGTAATCAAGTGCAAGGCAATTCAAAGATTTATACAACATCACAGCCTTCTGAATTTGCAGGCGCGTAGGAGGGGGGGTTCGAAGGGTTCGAACGAACCCCCTTTGAAGTTCGATAATGGTGGACTGAAATACAAATGATTATAACTGACAACACCAGAGAGGCCGTTTTTTAAAAAATCGAAAACTAAATTATTCTGCTCCCAAGCGAAATGGTCTGCTGACTGCCGtcatccagaatcaacatcCTGAAAACGGGAAAAAGAAGCCTCTGATTACTCTGTGTGCAACCAGATGGGTCGCCCGTATCGAAGCCTATGATCACTTCTACGCGTCTTTCAAATATACAGTGTTTGCGTTGGAGGTGATAGCTCACAACATGCACCACGATGAGTGTCCTGAGCAGTTCTACGGCTGTTGGCAAACAAAAACCCGAACAGATGCTTCGGGACTTCTGAAAGCCATTACTGACTTTGATTTTATCGTAACCTTCATCTGCGCCTACTCATGCCTCTCCCACATGTCAGGTCTAACTGTTAAGCTTCAGAAGAAGACAAACGATATCTTCAAAGCTTTTTCGATGGTTACGGAGGTGAAGGcaacttacaaacgtcttcgCGCCAATCTTCCCACTCACTTTGACGAGATCTACGATCAAGCCGCAACCATGGCAGAGAAAGTAGGAGTTGCTCCCACAGCCCCAAGAATCGCAGAAAGACAGCGACACCGTGCCAATGCTTCAGCTGTTGACCCAAAAGAGAACTATAGGGTCAATGTCGCAGTGCCTTTCTTTGATCACATCATTTCAGAACTGGATGACCAGTTTTCAAGCTTAACACAAAGGGTCAGTAAGCTGCTTGGGCTAGTGCCCTCTGTTGTTCAGGAAAGTCGGGTCACTGCTCAGCAGCTTACTGATTTAGTGGATCTTTATAAAGATGATCTGCCCTCTCCTCAGCTATTTTCCTCTGAATTTCAGAGGTGGAAAATCATGGTTCAGAACGAGCGAATTGCTGCTGATTCCTGTGCCTCGTCACTACAAGCATGTGATCCTGACGACTTCCCTAACTTGTACATGCTCCTGAAAATTGCTGCGACCCTACCAGTGACCACTTGTGAATGTGAACGTTCCGTAAGCACAATGAGGCGGTTGAACAATTACATGAGGTGCACCATGGGAGAGAGTCGGCTCTCCTCCCTGGCTCTAATGCATATCAAATATGTCAATCTGGAGGAGATCTGGAGGAGATCGTCAATTTATTCGAGGGCCTACACCCGAGGATGATGCAGTTTGCCAGCTTGTTGTATGAATAGACATGAGAACTTGAAGGACCGGAACTTACATTtatctttcttgttttaagatgaaacaattacgctgttttagatatCAAAGTCACAAATAAAAACAGTTTCGATTTGCCTAAAATGGGTCTCAAAATGCGGGAAATTGGGTTTCAGAGAGcctacattttcaaaattttccgggggagcatgcccccggacccccctaggAAAGTGCGCCTCCGGCGcacaattacattttcaatCACATACGAACACCCTTTGGAAAACCTCAGCTACGCGCCTGATTTGCCACTGAGTTTTAAGGTTGTGCCATCCCAAGTCATGTAAAAGTAAACTCGCATTTGCATCATAATTGGAGTTTGGGAGAACGCGTGTCGCACGGTTCTGGAGTCGCTGCAATTTATCACGCAACGTTTTACCACAGTTACCCCATACCACGCTGCAATAGTCAAAGTGCGATTGTACAAGGCCATAACATAGTGCAAGGCGTTAAGAGGCAAACAATGATTGATGTTTTATAGCTCCAATACCAGGTGCAATTTTCTTAGATAAAGCGTCAACATAGTTTTCCCATGTTAGATTTTCGACAATAAGCACGCCAAGAGATTTAGAGCAATGAGAATGTTTGATAGGAACGTTGTTTACATTCAAGGAAGGTAGAGAAGGTAGATTATTAAGCTTTTGCCTTGAGCCGATTAACATGAACTCAGTTTTAGCCATATTTAGCGTTAATTTATTTGCGGTAAGCCAGCATTTTATGTTGAGCAGGTCCTCGTTCAGGGAAGACTGAACGGAGTGGATATTACCATTCGAATAAGTCAGATGGCTATCATAAGCATACATTCTTGGCACAGAGTGAGACAGACAATTAGGCACATCATTGATATGTAGCAAAAACAGAGGCCCTAATTTAGTTTCCTGGGGAATACCACACTTGAGGGGGCAACATTCTGAAAGGAAACCATTGACAACGCATTTCTGAGTACGATTATCTAAATAGGAGGAGAACAACCTATGGGAAACACCTGTCAGATCATAGAGATGTAATTTAGACAATAGAATGTGGTGGTCGACTGTGTCAAACGCCTCCTTAAGGTCAAGGAAAACAACAACGTTAACACTACCTATATCAATATTATAGGCCCAACGATCGGTTGCGTCTGAAACTCATAaggggttgaaacgtgtaactcTCATATGTTTGCTTTGTCCGATGCTCATTTTAGAAAGTACAATATTTGGAACGAGAAGAAGAGATAACTGACCAATCAAACTTCGTAAACAACATGACGTAATTTTCCTTCAGGTTCCCGTACCCGCTTaaaaaaatggccgaaaaaCTCCAGGAATATTACCGAAACACTGAGCTGGATTATTGCCTTACCACCTGGGCCAAACGTAACATTATGAAACCCATTGACGGCCTCGCAAATTATTAAAGTTGTCACTTCAAAAAACGATGCATCGTTGACCCTCTGCACAGTAAACTTATATTGCAAATAGGCTTTTAAAAATCTTATGTTAAAAGTCTAGAATAAAGAGTGAAAAATATTTTCGAATAAAATTCATTAGCTGCGTATCGAGCAAAACCTGAACGTGACATCTTCGCAAAAAGTGATGCTTGTAATGAATGTGAGAAGCattttaaaaccttaaattaaaCTTAGATGTTGTAGTCACGATCGTGTTTTGAGATAATTTTATGAATGAACAAACAATAGACAGAGAAGCCGTTTCTTGAAAATTGTTATTCAAAGTCCAAAAAGTTAATCCTTTAAAACAATTCGGAAAACACTATCTGGATCGTAGATCCGTTCACGCAAGTGACGTCGGCTAAGCACATGgcaaaattcaacacaaaaTCCATCTCAAATCAGGGCACATACTGTAATTTTTCTTTAGCGCCGAAGAGAAAAATTTATAAAACGTCTATGGAACATTTAAAAATACATAAATTCCCTTTCAAAAACGTAATTGTCTTGGCCACAGAGTGCAAAATGTACctgaaaattcagaaaaaactTTGCTGACTTGGTTGCATTTCAAAACAGACCATGAGCTCCGCCGTGAAGAAAACAAGGTTGAATTCCTCGAAGGACGATTTCTTGATGAAAACCTTCCCTTTCTCCACAAAAAGGAAGCTGAGCATTCTTTTGAACTTTCTAATTCCATTTTTTGTCTTTCAACGGTGTATTTTTAGCCTTGAAATGCAGAACTCTTGTCTTAAAACATCTGCATGGTGATCGCGCAGCAaccattttgttgaaaatgGATATCCGTTACTAAGAtttccaaatatggtcaattttattttcacgacCTTTAAACAACCCGAGGGTtagaaaaaattaagaaaaagtaAAACGGAATAAGCTATTTAAACttaaattcaaatgaaaaaacaatagttgcaataacaaaagaaaaacactatACCCAATGGGAAGCTTAATTAAGTATTCCTGAGAAATAGTGTGCATGCATTCAAGTTCAAATTGCAACCGTCAAACTTTCActgaaacaataacaacagtcaAAATGAATATTCACGAGCATTGAACGCGAGTTACACTTTatcctgcgtagcaagcgtttctgTGCGGTTTAGGAACAAAGAACGAGGAACAAAAGTCAAAGACCGCGCGAAAAATGGTGCAAGTAAAAGAGCCAGGAGGGGTggggaagaaaggaaggaaacgTCGCAAAGTAAGTGCTCAGATAAGTGCTCTGAACAGATTGTAGAACATTTTGCCACTTAAAACCAAGGAATCGCCATATCACACATCTATACTGCCGTATTTTAACTATTGTAACCGAGTCTGGCACCACTGTGGAAAAAGACGGAAACACTGCTACTGAAAAAGTCAAAGCAAACACCACGAAAGGTTTAATTTGAGGTACATCCCCAAATGTACATCTTATCAAGATCTCTTGCAATGAATAAGGGTGCGTTTTTCTGGGAGAATCCAAAAACGGATTTGGGATTTCAGATCATATGGATTCTTCCCTACCAAAACAACGGAAGATCCGAAAAAAATCTCTCTTATACCATGACAACGGCATGTTCTCCTGCTACTCGTGATGAGAAAAATAGAgggggaaaaaaacaacaaactgaTCCTCGCGGCgaagacaacaaagaaaagcaaCATAAACTATACGTATGAATATACGAAATGTATATATTTCGGTTAGAAACACAAACGTTTCTCGAATAGAATACACCTTAGGATAGTAAAttatgacgtcacgaattgtgTGCCAAAATTTGGCTTTGCTAACATGGGATATCTAATATTATCATTTGAAAGAACTTGTCACAAGGATTTCAAAACCGACAAAAAATCTGAAATATCTCTATCCACTCAAAAGATATCAAGGTTAGAAGTGtgaattttccgccattttgttactaaaaatagcaaaaactcaCAGTTTAAAACGTCATATCTTTTGATTGGATAGACacatttcaaaactttttttctgttttgagatccttgtgaaaagttctttcaaatggtGACATTAGATATCCCATGTTAGCAAAGCCAAATTTTGGCAcacaattcgtgacgtcattttcccgccaaaaatgcaaaaatcattATACGTTTTATTCAACATTTTGCTACGTATATTAATTCGTGGCAATATTATGACAAAATGTACTTTTTTAGGCAGGCAGGAAATTGTGGCTGTTTTTCGTCTTAactttcatatttttctttttatgctaAAGAGAATATCACACTTAGCTCTGAAGcgtgttatttaacaattattcctcgagccagtcaatagcccatgaggccgaaggccatgactcagaggccatgagggcgagaggaatatttgttttagtaaaatccaactagctGGTCAAAGATATCGGAACAAAACAACTTTAGCTAGCTAAACGCGATCCAGCcgccattgttttggttttcaaagccggcgcttttcgctactagtgggctataacagcctagtagtagctcaaccaatcagaacgcagcattgatactAGACTACTAGTTGGATCTAACTTATAATAAATATACCTATATATACAATCATATATTTATTCgacattttcaatattttctaaTCGTGCTGTGTCAACGAGATTTCAACAGCTAGAATGCAGTGGGACAAACTGAGAAAATTTTGCgattaataaaattaaacagTGCAcgaattcaaattcaaaattcttttgtttgacGACGATGCTGTCATACAGTATTAATACCACAAATAAGTATACCATGACCCATGAAAGCGATCAGAGGAGATGCGTATAAATTAAGATCAAACCGATAAACATATTCTATCTACTTAAGTGTAGGACAAAGAAGAATAAGTCTGGCATTCAGGTTATGTACAATCAGTATACAGTATGGACATGTAAAAATTCATTGAGATTATATTTCAAACGTCTTATCTTTGTACCTTAGCTTACCAGTTGGTATTTTTTAGGAAATCTTAAGAAAAATTTGTAATGTCTGTTTTCTAATTGtcattccccccccccccccccccccgcccccttctaaaaaaacaaaaaacaaaacaaaaacaaaaagagtgAAGTGCGCGAGAATTTTGAGGAGCCGCCAAGTTGGTGACAAGCTTGTAGATGCGAGCATCTTAGGACTTGAATTTAACAAGCTTAGGACGGCTTGGTATAATCAACAAACCTGTGCAAATTTATTGACGAGGTTGCCACAAAATTGTTGGCAGTAAACCTCGCTACAAGTCTCCCGCCCCCCCCTCCCACAAAGCTTGAATAAAAAAGTGACGCAAACATGTCTTTATAAGAAGTTTCAAAATCTGCTGCAAGGTAGACTGCAAAACAGTCGgctttttttctcaaaatcagGAAAGAAATCAGTAAAGCGTGGCGCAGGAATCTTGCGCGCGCCTCGCGCGAGCCTTACATGCCCATAGGGTAGTTTTTAGCGTCTCTCCCCAGTCCAGTTCCAGACCTTTTGTTTATCTGCTCGCGCGTACTTGAATACGCAAAAATATACGGACTGTTTTGCAGTCTAGCTGCAaggccattttaaaatttttgcgTTTCACACGTGTAGAGGATTTAAAACCTTCCAGACTACCGTACAGAGATTTTTCTTGGCCAGGACTGCTGCTCGTGGTCGTTGATGTTAAAATGGTCTTCATTTTAGGTTGTTGATTTTCAAAGATGGCTCAAAATACGAAACAGGAACTCGACAAGGCTATAGCCGGCATGAACAAAGGAATCGACAAGAAAGAGGAAATGAGATTGATGATGGCACCTCACGCAAACTGGGACACCTTTCTCACGCCAGCTCCTTTATCCATCGCTTTGCTGGGACAATTAATTCTTATTTCTTCGGATGCCGACTTCAGTCTTCAAGACAAGAAAGATAGCATCAAGTTTGAATTTCTGAAATACCCTGATTCGTTTCGTGCCTGTCTAGTGCAGGTCAGCAACAGAGGATGGGATGCCTTTAACAAGGCACACACTTCCATGGATCAGATCCGTCTGTACTCAAGCAATGTCGACAAGCACGTCAAAACAGCAGTGAGATTTCTTATCTCAGGGTCAGCTGAAGATGTGCAATCGATGGTACCCGATGCGCTAAAAAACATTGAAGTGATCGCTGATGATTGTTTAGAGTTGGCCACGTCGGTTGAAAAAGAGTTCGTTGCTGTGATGAAACTAATTGCGGAACTCCTTGAGGCGTGTACACGAGCGAAGGGTCAACATGAAGAGGATTTGAAAGCCTCAAAGATCGCTCATGAAGTTGCGGAGGAGCATATGAAAGCCGTTCAAGCGGAGAAAGAACAAGCTGTAGGTAGACGAAATGAAATGGAAAAGCAAATGAAAGAGGCGAATGAAGAATTCAAAGATGCGTTTAAATCAATGCCTGGCGCATGGGATATCATTGGAAAAGCTTGCGCTGACACCATGATCAGTGCTACTCGCTTCGCTGGCAACATACCAAGTATGATTTGGGGAGGACTACGCTGGAATACTCGTTACTTCCAAGAATCTCAAGTCAATGAGCCCACAAGAGATTCAAATCGTCCACAGCATTCTGAAGGGGTATTGGCGATTTATAAAATCGTGCCTGACGTTTACGGCCTAGTGGAAACCCTTGTGACACTTGCACATGGTGGCGAGGTCATGAAAGGCGATAAAAGGGCAAAGAAGGGAGTATTACGCTCTATGAAGGCACTTGAAATcatcacgaaaaatcgattgGAAGAAGTAAATGAATCACGGATGAAATCGAAAGTGCTACATCTGTGCAAAGATGCGATTGATCTTTCCCAAACCTTGTCTAAGAAAGCACAGGTGCAATATTCCCAGGAAGAAATTGAAGAGATACATTTCCAAGCAGATACGCTCCTCGAAGAGGCTGACATCTTACTTGGTGTATCGCATTCTGTTCTTGGTACCAACGCCCTTCCAAATACATCTCCAAATCTTGCCAAAGAGCCAGTGTACAACAGCGATGGTGGTTTAGTCCAGCAAGCATTGAACAGTTATCGATTCAGGACGGAAACAGCGAAAGAAATGTTGAAGGATTCTCGTCGCGCATACGAGGCATCTTGTGATGAAGTTGcgaagaaaacaagagagatGACCAATCTTCTTGTCGAAATGAAAGAACTCGACTTAAAAGAGATAGATATGGAAAAAATCAGGAAGACGTTGGTTAAAGGTATTGAAGCTCTCGGTGAATTGCGAGAACAGTGGGGCAAGCTGGTTCAGTTTTTCCAGATGCTATCCAATTTAGTCAAGTGTTGCCTGAGTACCTCCCTCAAGACCTTTGTGCAAACCTCTCGTAACAGATTGGACCAAGGTGACCATAGCATGTCTGCTGCCATGCGTGACGTCATCTTCGAACAGGCCTTTcaagccaatcagattgcgtaCGTGGTGAACGGCATTTCTAGCGTATACGTGGAGGTGTCGAATGAGCATTTGATGGAGCGTATCACTTGTCTTGGTAAGTTGATTGCACTGGATCCAGCAACCAATAGTCACATGATAATGCAGAAGCGAGAGGAGCTAAACCGAGGATGTGCAGAAGCTCAGGAAGCCATTCGTAGAATTGCTCTTAAAAAGAAGAGGGAAATAACAGAAGCATTTGACaaaagaattggaagaattgaAAACGAAGTAGAAGTTTTGTTGCCTCCGATCTCGGAAAAGAGAGCTGaagagataaaagaaaaagtgaaatctAATATTGCAATGTCAAAAACTGACATTGATGCCGTGGTTGATGACTTGACTTAAAaactgtttgcttttttttgggTTTTCGAACTTTATAACGTAGGGTGATAGTAAAGCTGTCAATTTTGAAATAGACGATGGATTTTAATTAACTAGAAAAATAGTATCCATACTCCTAGTATCTAGAGCTCAAGTTAAAACGATTCAGTACTGTAATGAATGCATAAATATTTTCGAGGATATTGAAAGTCTGATTTCACGTGTTCTGTGAAGAGTATTCAACGTGAAACTTCTGAACACTTGACGTTTCAAATCACTCTATAATTATAACATTCGTCTTACTACTGTAGCAAAGTATTCTTGTTAAAATATCTTCTGATGTGAACAGGGGCACCCGTCGAGAATATAGTTCAAAACCACTTAAACATAGCATTGTTGAACGTATTTTAGTATTTAAACGGTAGATAATATAGTTCAAAACCACTTAAACATAGCATTGTTGAACGTATTTTAGTATTTAAAAGTTTGTGAAGTTTGTTTGCTGATTAATTAAAACAACCGGATTTGCGCATTCAGTATGTCTTTTATGTGGCTATTTAAGGTTTTGTTCCAGCTCAAAAGCCAAAACATTTCCTAGCCATTTGAGCACGAATTTATATTTTTTCTAAACGTGGTGTATTTCTTGCTTCTGGAACAGGAGGGCAGAACAAATAATTCCGACACGGGACACATTTCAATAATCAGtgaaacattaatttattttgcacATCAGTATTTACCCACGAACAAAATACTCTTCCGGATTTTGATATCGTCTAGACGATAAGTTATGCAATGTGTCATGTACACCTAGCGAAGTGGAAAATCAATTAAGAAACCTAAGCATCCACAAGTCTAAAGGAATGTGCACTGGAACTATCTACATCGCTCCGGTACATAAAAAGGAACCAATTAAAACATAAAAAGGGAAACTATCGCCAAATCTCGCTGATACCCATCATTAGCAAAAGAGctgagaaaatttgaaaaatcaagAGTCGTCTCAATTTTGGACTAAACATCAATTACTAAACCCAAGTCAATTTAGATGTTTGAAAAGCAGATCGACAGTGTCGTAACTTTTACGAAGACTGGTACGGTGCTGAGAGGGGTTCAATACCGTCGACATGATACGAAGGGACAGAGCCAACTGTCGAGTGGACTTTGGCATCTCATTAACGGGTCGAGTCGAGTCGTACGACCGTACGAGCAGAGAAAGCGCTTGCATGTCAACTTCACAGAGTaaatttgcatctcattaaggGGATTTAGAAATTTTgcgcgggggggggggtactcccttatataAGCCATATAGATATGTGCCGCCCTATCGATAGGGTTTTTGCGTTGTTTTGGTCTGAAAACGGGCATACACTTTGCTCATTTTGGTCTGGAATCAGGTATGATTTTTGGAGGGAACTACGGTGTGTATAAACGTATTTATCGTTTCGATTACAAGTGagtaacaaagaaagaaaaacatgcgAATTCCAAATAGttttgaagaattttttttgttttttgctctaATCTGAGTAGTGATAACATAATGTCTACCTAAAGACCAAGTCTGAAAACGGTTAGGGAATTAGAGTCTGAAAACGGGTGAAGAGAATAACATTTTTTGATCTGAAATCGGGCCAGGATTTGAAGAACGGGGCGACACAGACCCACCAAGAATTCCCGTACGAGTGGAAAAAGTGGTAGTCCACCAGACAGAATGAACTGTCGAGTGGACAAATGCTGTCATTAAGGGGACTTAGAAATGTACTAGCTTGTTTTGTTGGCAAGACACCGCTTATATTTGTAGTCGAGTTGCACGATTTTTACGTATCGAGTGGAGAAAGTGCTTGGCCCCGGGCTTGTCCACCAGACATGATCCATGGAGTCAACAAATGCAAGTCATTCAGGGAACTTAGAAATTTTCTTGCTTGTCTTGTTGTCAACAAGAGCACCTGAATTTTAGGCACTGAGCAATAAAATACTTTGCTAACACACACACTGTAGATTACGAAATTCAATTTGGGTGGCGAAGTATAGAAGTTACGTACATGAACTGAAGCTTAGATTGTGTCGGTGTATGACATTTGCAGACTGTAGACAGCAGACTGCAGGCTGCAGACTGCAAGACTGTAAATGGAATGAAACCAAAATTATCGCAATGACGTCATTGTCAACATAACCTTGTTCCCAGCTTCTAACAAAATGAGAAGCCAAGAAGCGAAGTTTATATTTTCCATGTAAATTACATCGACCTCATTCCCAAGAAGCTGTTGGCTGTACGCCGGGGGAGTCGATAAACAGTCGGTGGAGAATAGCCAACCGCATCTTGGAAATGAAGCCAGtgaaattttgtgcaaaaaatatcaaccttgttcccaggctACTTTCTTACCTTCTTAGAAGCCTGGAAAAGATGTTATATTTTTGATGACGTCACCTTAGAAGATTTTTGGTGTCATTTAATTTATAATCTGCAGTCTGTAGTCTGCAGTCTGCTGTCTGCGGTCTgtggtctgcagtctgcagtctgcaaatGTCATACACCGAGATCAGGACCGAGATTCTGTAGACTGTATAGCGTTTCTGAAATAGTACTGTTATGGAGATTGGAACATGCAAGGTAGAGTTTGATGTAAAGTTGTGTTAGGACGTCAGTCAGTTTTGGGCAGGACATTACTTTAGAACTACTTTTAACGTTGGTGGGATACGTCGCCATTTTGGGTTGCAAAGCATTGACGGGCGAGGCATGGTGCTAGCCTGAATTTCATCCGATTGCTTCGAGTCGTTTTCTCC belongs to Acropora muricata isolate sample 2 chromosome 9, ASM3666990v1, whole genome shotgun sequence and includes:
- the LOC136929048 gene encoding uncharacterized protein; translated protein: MAQNTKQELDKAIAGMNKGIDKKEEMRLMMAPHANWDTFLTPAPLSIALLGQLILISSDADFSLQDKKDSIKFEFLKYPDSFRACLVQVSNRGWDAFNKAHTSMDQIRLYSSNVDKHVKTAVRFLISGSAEDVQSMVPDALKNIEVIADDCLELATSVEKEFVAVMKLIAELLEACTRAKGQHEEDLKASKIAHEVAEEHMKAVQAEKEQAVGRRNEMEKQMKEANEEFKDAFKSMPGAWDIIGKACADTMISATRFAGNIPSMIWGGLRWNTRYFQESQVNEPTRDSNRPQHSEGVLAIYKIVPDVYGLVETLVTLAHGGEVMKGDKRAKKGVLRSMKALEIITKNRLEEVNESRMKSKVLHLCKDAIDLSQTLSKKAQVQYSQEEIEEIHFQADTLLEEADILLGVSHSVLGTNALPNTSPNLAKEPVYNSDGGLVQQALNSYRFRTETAKEMLKDSRRAYEASCDEVAKKTREMTNLLVEMKELDLKEIDMEKIRKTLVKGIEALGELREQWGKLVQFFQMLSNLVKCCLSTSLKTFVQTSRNRLDQGDHSMSAAMRDVIFEQAFQANQIAYVVNGISSVYVEVSNEHLMERITCLGKLIALDPATNSHMIMQKREELNRGCAEAQEAIRRIALKKKREITEAFDKRIGRIENEVEVLLPPISEKRAEEIKEKVKSNIAMSKTDIDAVVDDLT
- the LOC136929051 gene encoding 52 kDa repressor of the inhibitor of the protein kinase-like, whose protein sequence is MHHDECPEQFYGCWQTKTRTDASGLLKAITDFDFIVTFICAYSCLSHMSGLTVKLQKKTNDIFKAFSMVTEVKATYKRLRANLPTHFDEIYDQAATMAEKVGVAPTAPRIAERQRHRANASAVDPKENYRVNVAVPFFDHIISELDDQFSSLTQRVSKLLGLVPSVVQESRVTAQQLTDLVDLYKDDLPSPQLFSSEFQRWKIMVQNERIAADSCASSLQACDPDDFPNLYMLLKIAATLPVTTCECERSVSTMRRLNNYMRCTMGESRLSSLALMHIKYVNLEEIWRRSSIYSRAYTRG